In Deinococcus maricopensis DSM 21211, one genomic interval encodes:
- a CDS encoding alpha/beta fold hydrolase: MGLFFREGGVAGGPAVVFLHGAAVSGWMWADVLGAFPGMRTFAPDLPGLGGSGAQGPFRVAGAADAVAAFIRAQVPEGAAHVVGHSLGGAVAARLLAAHPEVVRSAVLIGVTARPVPFERAFVGASLQVGGWVRRRRVLAVQARLLGVPEAFREVFVREQLGLTAEALRAVLEEGVAFRVPGGPGPGVPTLVLVGAREGALNVRSAQDLVAWVPGARGAVVPGGDHAWLGRRPDLLVGALRAWWGGAALPGDLRPLPAGAR; this comes from the coding sequence ATGGGTTTGTTCTTCCGTGAGGGTGGCGTGGCGGGTGGTCCGGCGGTGGTGTTTTTGCACGGGGCGGCCGTGTCGGGTTGGATGTGGGCGGACGTGCTGGGCGCGTTTCCGGGCATGCGGACGTTCGCGCCGGACCTGCCGGGCCTGGGGGGGAGTGGCGCGCAGGGGCCGTTCCGGGTGGCGGGCGCGGCTGATGCGGTGGCGGCGTTTATTCGGGCGCAGGTGCCGGAGGGGGCGGCGCATGTGGTGGGGCATTCGTTGGGCGGGGCGGTGGCGGCGCGGTTGCTGGCGGCGCACCCGGAGGTGGTGCGCAGCGCGGTGCTGATCGGGGTGACGGCGCGGCCGGTGCCGTTCGAGCGGGCGTTCGTGGGCGCGTCGTTGCAGGTGGGTGGGTGGGTGCGGCGGCGGCGCGTGCTGGCGGTGCAGGCGCGCCTGCTGGGCGTGCCGGAGGCGTTCCGCGAGGTGTTCGTGCGTGAGCAGCTGGGGCTGACAGCGGAGGCCCTGCGGGCGGTGCTGGAGGAGGGCGTGGCGTTCCGCGTGCCGGGCGGGCCGGGGCCGGGCGTGCCGACACTGGTGCTGGTGGGCGCGCGTGAGGGCGCGCTTAATGTCCGGTCGGCCCAGGACCTGGTGGCGTGGGTGCCGGGGGCGCGGGGGGCGGTGGTGCCGGGCGGGGATCACGCGTGGCTGGGGCGCCGCCCGGACCTGCTGGTGGGGGCACTGCGGGCATGGTGGGGCGGGGCGGCCCTGCCGGGCGATCTGCGGCCTCTGCCTGCCGGGGCGCGTTGA